Below is a genomic region from Mustela lutreola isolate mMusLut2 chromosome 1, mMusLut2.pri, whole genome shotgun sequence.
actacagaacactcatgaaagaaattgaagaagacacaaaaagatggaagaccattccatgctcttggattggaagaataaacattgttaaaatgtctatactgcctagagcaatctatacttttaatgttattctgatcaaaattccaccggtattcttcaaagagctggagcaaataatcctaaaatttgtatggaatcagaagagaccccaaatcgctaaggaaatgtttaaaaacaaaaataaaatgggggccatcacgttacctgatttcaagctttactacaaagctgtgatcaccaagaaaaCATGGTacttgcataaaaacagacacatagaccagtggaacagagtagagagcccagatatgaaccctcaactctatggtcaaataatcttcgacaaaacaggaaaaaatatacagtggaaaaaagacagtctcttcaataaatggtgctgggaaaactggacagctatatgtaaaagaatgaaactcgaccattctcttacacagtgcaaaagataaactcaaaatggataaaagacctcaacgtgagaaaggaatccatcagaatcctagagaagaacataggcagtaatctcttcgatatcagccacagcaacttctttcaagatatgtctccaaaggcaaaggaaacaaaagcgaagatgaacttttgggacttcataaaaatcaaaagcttctacacagcaaaggaaacagtcaagaaaacaaagaggcaacccacggaatgggagaagatatttgcaaatgacagtacagtcaaaaggttgatatccaggatctataatgaactcctcaaactcaacacacacaaaacaaacaatcatatcaaaaaatgggcagaagatatagaCAGACActtacttctccaatgaagacataaaaatggctctcaggcacatgaaaaaatgttcatcatcactagccatcagggagattcaaattaaaactacattgagatatcaccttacaccagttagaatggccaaaattagcaagacaggaaacaacatgcgttggaggggatgtggagaaaggggaaccctcttacactgttggtgggaatgcatgttggtgcagccactttggagaacagtgtggagattcctcaagaaattaaaaatagaccttccctatgaccctgccattgcactcctgggtatttaccccaaggatacagatgtagtgaaaagaaaggccatctgtaccccaatgtttatagcagcaatggccatagtcgccaaactgtggaaagaaccaagatgccctgcaacggacgaatgggtaaggaagatgtggtccatatacactatgtagtagtatgcctccatcagaaaggacgaatacccaacttttgttgcaacatggatgggactggaagagattatgctgagtgaaataagtcaagcagagagagtcaattatcatatggtttcacttatttgtggagaataacaaatagcatggaagacatggggagttagagaggagaagggagttgggggaaattggaaggggaggtgaaccatgagagactatggactctgaaaaataatctgagggttttgaaggggcggggggtgggaggtcggggtaccaggtggtgggtattatagagggcacggattgcttggagtactgggtgtggtgcaaaaataatgaatactgttattcatttaaatttaaaaaactaataaatgagtatatgtaaacaaaatataaatagtatAAGTAAAATCTCTGAAAGTGAAGAAcgatttaaaaattgatatttctgcttcctctctccaggCGTCCTCGTGAGAGTGACATCGTCTTTAAACCCTGCGTGGCAATCCCTGACGCACCGCCGTGATGCCCAGGGAAGACAGGGCGACCTGGAAGTCCAACTACTTCCTTAAGATTATCCAACTTTTGGATGATTATCCAAAATGCTTCATTGTGGGAGCAGACAATGTGGGTTCAAAGCAGATGCAGCAGATCCGCATGTCCCTTCGTGGAAAGGCTGTCGTGCTGATGGGCAAGAACACCACGATGCGCAAGGCCATCCGAGGGCATCTGGAGAACAACCCAGCTCTGGAAAAACTGTTACCTCATATCCGGGGGAATGTGGGCTTTGTGTTCACCAAGGAGGACCTCACTGAGATCAGGGACATGCTTCTGGCCAATAAGGTGCCAGCTGCTGCCCGTGCTGGTGCCATAGCCCCATGTGAGGTCACTGTGCCAGCCCAGAACACTGGTCTGGGGCCCGAGAAGACCTCCTTCTTCCAGGCTTTAGGCATCACCACTAAAATCTCCAGAGGAACCATTGAAATCCTGAGTGATGTGCAGCTGATTAAGACCGGAGACAAAGTGGGAGCCAGCGAAGCCACACTGCTGAACATGCTGAACATCTCCCCCTTCTCCTTTGGGCTGATCATCCAGCAGGTGTTTGACAATGGCAGCATCTACAACCCTGAAGTGCTTGACATCACAGAAGAAACTCTGCATTCTCGCTTCCTGGAGGGTGTCCGCAATGTTGCCAGCGTCTGTCTGCAGATAGGTTACCCAACTGTTGCATCAGTGCCCCATTCTATCATCAATGGATACAAGCGGGTCCTGGCTTTGTCTGTGGAGACTGATTACACCTTCCCACTTGCTGAAAAGGTCAAGGCCTTCTTGGCTGATCCATCTGCATTTGTGGCTGCTGCCCCTGTGGCCGCTGCCACGACTGCTgcacctgctgctgctgcagccCCAGCCAAGGTTGAAGCAAAGGAAGAGTCGGAGGAGTCGGATGAGGATATGGGATTTGGTCTCTTCGACTAATCAGCAAAAAGCAACAAATTCAGCCAAGTTTATTTgtgaaacaaggaaataaaggcttacttctcttgaaaaaaaaattgatatttctGCATCAAAGTCCtggtctttttaataaaaatatctcatcttcatttttaaaaataataataataataataataattcccatttttttctgcAAATGCTGCTTCCATTTATGCTCTGACCCAGGAATTTTGAGTGTTCCTCATTCTCACACTGTGCTCTTTATCTTTACAGAGGTCTTTGCTTATTATCTCTGCCCTAGTGTTCTCCTTGAGTGCTGCCATTGGAGCTTCTCTAACCTTCATGGCCTAATTCAACATCACCTCCTTTAGGAAGGTTTCCTTGCTTGTGGCAAGCAAATAAGAATTCTTCCAACTTTTTCTCCCCACACTGGAATGGCAATTTTTACTGCCTTGTGTTGTCATTAGTTGTGAAATTATTTTGTTCCCTTTATATACTATAAGGGAAGAACTAATCTATGTATCTTGGCATTTCCTAAGGGGCCTCACAGACTCCCAGGGGCACAGTGAGTGTTTGGTACCATATGTGGTAAACGGATAGGAAGGGGAGGTCCTCAATATTCCGTTCCTCCAGTGTGGGATCGGGCCACAGACAATAGGTCAGAAACTGAAGACAAATTCCTTTAGGAAACATTCAAAGGCTCTGcccaaacagagggagagagatggaggatcGCTAGGGTACAGCTTGGTAATACATAGACACCAATAAGATTAGTTATAGCCAAATGACACTGTGACAAAATAGAACTTCAGTTGGAACCAGTTTTGCAGCCATGTCCACATTCTGGTCACCtcactttccagctgtgtgactttgagcaggtTCCTGTCACTTCTGAACCTTTCTTACAGAACCATGCTAAGGGCCAGCTGTGAAGACTGCATGAGAAATTCCAATTAACATTTTGGAACATAATATTTATGccataaaaagtaacaaaaactacaaaaatcagaaaatcaacTGCAGAGCTGAATATTTATTACTGAAATCAGCCTGCACAGGCATGAAACAGCCAATTGGAGCAGCAAACTCCTCTTAGAAATCCAAAGTTTATGTTGTCAGCTGATGAGTTTATTGAGCCTTCAGAGATCACCTTTTCccttcctgagatttttttttttgcagattttgCAATTATCATCAGAtctgaaaagatgaaaatgacACAAGACTATGatatcatatccaaaaaaaaaaaaatgagttcactTGAGGTTCTGATAGGATTATAGGACACTTCTAACGAGGGCGGGAGGGAACAATCAGGGATGACACTGAAAGGAGTCACAAGGCTCAGCACTGCTGAGGTGGGAAGTGAGCCTGGGGTGTGTTTTGACTGAGACTTCCCACCTTCATCACAGAGAATATATGACAGAGCAGAACATGGATCTTCTTTTTGcattgatccattcattcatcccgTAATCAAGTCCGAAGCACTATGTAGTTCCAGGTTTGAAAAATGCATGAGTGATCATGGCTTGTCCCTCAAATGACTCTTGGTCTCATGGAGGAGACAACAAGGACAATGCAATTAAGATGTGACAAGAGCTATAATCACACTGTGCCCAAGGGACAGGGAGAACACAAAAATGTCCTAGCTCGAGCAAGGTtgatcatgaaaaaataaaagtgctgcTTAACCTGAGTTTTGAAGGATGAACAAGTGTCCCACAGGAAGGCAGGGTGGTTTGCACAAGCAAGGCACAGTGTCTCCTTAGTGAGTCCACACATAGTCTAGTGTAGCGACACAGAAATGCACCAGGGTAACAGATGGTAAATGAGCGGTGGCAGATTACACATGTACCCTTTCT
It encodes:
- the LOC131812678 gene encoding large ribosomal subunit protein uL10-like, producing the protein MPREDRATWKSNYFLKIIQLLDDYPKCFIVGADNVGSKQMQQIRMSLRGKAVVLMGKNTTMRKAIRGHLENNPALEKLLPHIRGNVGFVFTKEDLTEIRDMLLANKVPAAARAGAIAPCEVTVPAQNTGLGPEKTSFFQALGITTKISRGTIEILSDVQLIKTGDKVGASEATLLNMLNISPFSFGLIIQQVFDNGSIYNPEVLDITEETLHSRFLEGVRNVASVCLQIGYPTVASVPHSIINGYKRVLALSVETDYTFPLAEKVKAFLADPSAFVAAAPVAAATTAAPAAAAAPAKVEAKEESEESDEDMGFGLFD